The Sulfolobus acidocaldarius DSM 639 genome has a window encoding:
- the soxB gene encoding proton pump complex quinol oxidase subunit SoxB — MSLIERIKNVVWPKDTLSVVWLYTIGSIFWLGVLGIAAMNLRTFLTYDQNSPNVGELYYSALTIHGWAAMIAFVPMAAAAVIGFSLYKSKLSIIHTKQMAIFFWLSNVLLGIAMAGSPDMGWYMYPPLAIESNSQFHAFLFYTTPQLMGMAYLVMSIAVILQTAAFVTLIADAYATKPKGERLNIFAAYGVAFSIVIAVTLPALAAATLWYTLYFFANVPVNNLLWAILFWFYGHPVVYYVPFPLFGALYYYIPQYAGRSLYSEKWARWNIYLLAIGTMGVWVHHLQTWPLPIVLREWVNLSTLILATGSGLTVLNLGLTIFTSRKYDWKDPVGMGALISLIGFILAGAQALVLPENSINPLFHNSYYVVGHFHLMIWTLIIMGYTTVFLDMLRTSFAGFNFSATSSKWMRIGMIWWTAPFMGVGYAMSVAGYLGFLRRMIAYPVIFQPYNLVESFLAEIGIPGLLLTLFVGMFDALAYASKQPVFSSPSVSSFSMQVDKGELVKKIDSEKGVNNVG, encoded by the coding sequence ATGAGTCTTATAGAGAGAATAAAGAATGTGGTTTGGCCAAAAGATACTCTAAGTGTGGTTTGGTTATACACTATTGGCTCTATATTTTGGTTAGGAGTATTAGGAATAGCTGCAATGAACTTAAGGACGTTTCTAACCTATGACCAGAATTCCCCTAATGTGGGTGAACTGTATTACAGTGCTCTAACGATACATGGATGGGCTGCAATGATAGCCTTTGTTCCCATGGCTGCAGCAGCAGTAATAGGTTTCTCCCTATATAAGAGCAAATTGTCCATAATCCATACTAAACAGATGGCAATATTCTTCTGGTTATCAAATGTACTTCTAGGAATAGCAATGGCTGGTTCTCCAGACATGGGCTGGTATATGTATCCTCCATTAGCAATCGAGTCAAACAGTCAATTTCACGCTTTCCTGTTTTACACAACACCCCAGTTAATGGGAATGGCTTATTTGGTAATGTCAATAGCAGTTATATTGCAGACTGCAGCGTTTGTTACGCTTATTGCAGATGCCTACGCAACAAAGCCTAAGGGTGAAAGACTAAACATATTCGCAGCTTATGGTGTAGCATTCTCGATCGTAATAGCGGTTACCCTACCTGCTCTAGCAGCAGCGACACTATGGTATACTTTATACTTCTTCGCAAATGTGCCTGTAAATAACTTACTTTGGGCGATCCTTTTCTGGTTTTATGGTCATCCTGTAGTTTATTATGTACCATTCCCTCTATTCGGTGCACTGTACTATTATATACCTCAGTATGCCGGTAGATCGCTTTATAGCGAAAAGTGGGCTAGATGGAATATATATCTCCTTGCAATAGGTACAATGGGTGTCTGGGTTCACCACCTACAGACATGGCCATTACCAATTGTGTTAAGGGAATGGGTGAACTTATCCACACTCATATTGGCAACAGGCTCCGGACTAACAGTGCTTAATCTAGGACTGACTATATTTACCTCAAGAAAATATGACTGGAAGGATCCTGTTGGAATGGGTGCTTTAATATCTTTGATAGGTTTCATACTAGCTGGAGCTCAAGCACTAGTTTTACCTGAGAATTCAATAAATCCTCTATTCCACAACTCCTACTACGTAGTTGGACACTTCCACCTGATGATATGGACATTAATAATTATGGGATACACAACAGTATTTCTCGACATGTTAAGGACGAGTTTTGCTGGGTTTAACTTTAGCGCAACATCTTCCAAGTGGATGAGGATAGGTATGATATGGTGGACCGCTCCCTTCATGGGTGTGGGGTATGCCATGTCAGTTGCGGGTTATTTAGGATTTTTAAGAAGGATGATAGCTTATCCTGTCATATTCCAACCTTATAATTTAGTGGAATCATTCTTAGCCGAAATAGGAATACCTGGTCTACTCCTCACATTATTCGTGGGGATGTTCGATGCTTTAGCATATGCATCAAAACAACCTGTTTTTTCATCACCATCTGTAAGTAGTTTTAGTATGCAGGTTGATAAGGGTGAACTGGTAAAGAAAATTGATAGTGAAAAAGGGGTGAATAATGTTGGTTGA
- a CDS encoding twin-arginine translocation signal domain-containing protein encodes MRPRSGGIPIIKRDDLIFSLKLVRKMRNPKTRFDEVEFVKKGRDYLFNYAEKNVGPLDPSRRAFLKAVLIGIGVAAVASAVPIVSYLNQPEISLNTFPWIIIVDSSGNPIKASQLKVNNPEILIFQYPMEGDITFLLNLGDENDNPIQVPPTTVTIPENGVTYSFPGGVGPNKSIVAYSAICQHLGCAPPEIHFYPPKYMKVGLPTPNYLPGVALQAAQQANAPGIIHCDCHGSSYDPYHGASVLTGPTVRPLPYVQLYWDSNTDFLYAVSMNLKAPVILGHSSDLSGYAYLSSYDESTGCKKLLLKSNQTPSNCYSEVQNYGNTFQG; translated from the coding sequence ATGAGACCTAGATCTGGAGGAATTCCAATTATAAAGCGGGATGATCTTATATTCTCATTGAAATTAGTAAGAAAGATGAGAAACCCAAAGACTAGATTTGATGAGGTTGAATTTGTAAAGAAGGGTAGAGATTATCTATTTAACTATGCAGAAAAGAACGTGGGTCCTTTAGATCCCAGTAGGAGAGCCTTTTTAAAGGCTGTTCTTATTGGAATTGGTGTAGCAGCAGTTGCTAGTGCTGTGCCAATTGTCTCTTACCTTAACCAACCTGAAATTTCTTTGAATACTTTTCCTTGGATCATTATAGTTGACTCAAGTGGTAATCCTATAAAAGCCTCGCAATTAAAAGTAAATAACCCAGAGATCTTGATATTCCAGTACCCAATGGAGGGAGACATAACTTTCCTCTTGAACCTTGGAGATGAAAACGACAATCCAATTCAAGTACCTCCAACTACAGTCACAATACCTGAAAATGGTGTCACATACTCATTCCCTGGAGGAGTAGGTCCAAACAAGTCCATTGTTGCTTATTCAGCTATATGCCAGCACCTTGGTTGTGCCCCTCCTGAAATACACTTCTATCCTCCAAAATACATGAAGGTAGGACTTCCAACACCTAATTATTTGCCTGGCGTGGCTTTGCAAGCAGCTCAACAGGCTAATGCACCAGGTATAATTCACTGTGACTGTCACGGTTCTTCTTACGATCCATATCACGGTGCCTCTGTACTGACTGGACCAACGGTTAGACCACTTCCTTATGTCCAGTTGTATTGGGACTCTAATACAGACTTCTTATATGCCGTTAGCATGAATCTAAAAGCACCAGTTATACTTGGACATTCGTCAGATCTTTCAGGTTATGCCTACTTATCCTCCTACGACGAGTCTACTGGTTGCAAAAAGCTACTTTTGAAGAGTAATCAGACGCCTTCAAATTGTTACTCGGAAGTACAAAACTATGGAAATACTTTTCAGGGATGA
- the soxA gene encoding proton pump complex quinol oxidase subunit SoxA, with product MDIKEHAEEVWFIVMLVLVLIFFSWNVYYLSTGKSFSLDYGLPTYSGLPEQAQKAVQYFDSHPPSPGQYSEVINGMLVVNLTATQYKWTPDLIVVNKSEPVVLIINSPQVDTGFYLRTPDGVINLNNVAGITSYAYFVINQPGNYTWRDAEYAGYNSSYMTGTVEVVG from the coding sequence ATGGATATTAAGGAACATGCTGAAGAAGTCTGGTTCATCGTCATGCTAGTTCTAGTACTAATATTCTTCAGTTGGAACGTATACTACTTATCCACAGGAAAGAGCTTCTCACTTGATTATGGTTTACCAACATATTCCGGCTTACCTGAACAAGCCCAAAAAGCAGTCCAATACTTTGACTCCCACCCTCCATCACCAGGACAATACTCCGAAGTAATAAACGGGATGTTGGTAGTTAATCTTACCGCAACACAGTACAAATGGACCCCTGATCTAATAGTAGTGAATAAGAGCGAACCAGTGGTCTTAATCATAAACTCTCCACAAGTCGACACTGGGTTCTACTTAAGGACACCTGACGGGGTTATTAACCTCAATAATGTGGCTGGGATCACAAGTTATGCTTACTTTGTAATTAATCAGCCAGGTAACTACACGTGGAGGGACGCTGAGTATGCAGGATATAATTCATCTTACATGACTGGGACAGTAGAGGTGGTAGGCTGA
- the soxC gene encoding proton pump complex cytochrome B SoxC, with protein MLVEEKKSGIIDSILERLGINEAPLFRTPDYMYNISYWLGAMVAASFAYTIITGLFLLLYYQPAFAYQSTQTIINSVPYGSVLLFSHLYGSYIMILLAYIHMFRNFYKGAYKKPRELQWVTGVLLLALTLGASFFGYSLVSDVLGVNAIDIGDQLLVGTGIPGATAIVGWLFGPGGSAALSSNPLVRSELFDRLLGWHIIMVFLLGVLFLFHFMLSERYGMTPATREKPKVPSYYTKEEQEKFNPWWPRNFVYMLSIVLITWGIILFVPNLLANINGLPIVINPYPAPQAGSPQAVSVQPYPPWFFLFLFKLVDFLLPNGIPITPILTIALLVVGLVILMLLPFLDPSDSLYVTRRKFWTWIMTTLAVYLVELSVWGYLEPGVPEPTSAQIEFLGPPLVIIGIIVYLWPTERKTKTVSTTATDSRVIKMNITPMEILLGAVGTLSFAATLFNFIQFPTLINGIILVPLGLFAIYALRRISFYVLGGKPVASVGNTSSRISLRKKIAFFGIIALFVVSLVLLGLMWTLPSVGPQATYAGMDLGVILLLWGVAIQLYHYEIFVKE; from the coding sequence ATGTTGGTTGAAGAGAAGAAATCAGGAATAATAGATTCAATTTTAGAAAGATTAGGGATAAATGAGGCACCCCTGTTCAGGACTCCAGATTACATGTATAATATATCTTATTGGCTCGGAGCTATGGTCGCTGCGTCATTTGCCTACACAATAATAACTGGGCTGTTCCTCCTCCTCTACTACCAGCCTGCATTTGCATATCAGTCAACTCAAACTATTATTAATAGTGTACCCTATGGTTCAGTTTTACTGTTCAGTCACCTGTATGGTTCATATATTATGATTCTTCTAGCTTACATCCACATGTTCAGAAACTTCTACAAAGGAGCATACAAGAAACCTAGAGAGTTACAGTGGGTGACTGGAGTTCTATTACTTGCACTCACTCTGGGGGCTTCCTTCTTTGGATACAGCCTAGTGAGTGATGTCTTAGGAGTAAATGCAATTGATATCGGTGATCAGCTTTTAGTGGGTACTGGTATACCTGGGGCAACAGCAATAGTAGGATGGCTATTTGGACCTGGAGGTAGTGCTGCGTTATCCTCTAATCCCCTAGTGAGGTCTGAGTTATTTGATAGACTTTTAGGTTGGCACATAATTATGGTGTTCTTGCTAGGTGTACTCTTCCTATTTCACTTTATGCTTTCAGAGAGATATGGAATGACCCCTGCGACAAGGGAGAAACCAAAGGTCCCTTCCTACTACACTAAGGAGGAACAAGAGAAGTTTAACCCCTGGTGGCCAAGAAACTTCGTTTACATGCTGTCAATAGTACTGATAACTTGGGGAATTATCCTGTTTGTACCTAACCTTTTAGCTAACATAAATGGGTTGCCAATAGTTATTAACCCATACCCTGCTCCACAGGCTGGGTCTCCTCAGGCAGTAAGCGTTCAGCCTTATCCACCATGGTTCTTCCTGTTCCTGTTCAAACTGGTAGACTTCCTGTTGCCTAACGGAATACCAATAACCCCAATACTTACTATAGCCTTACTTGTTGTAGGGTTAGTGATATTGATGTTGCTTCCATTCCTAGACCCATCAGACTCACTTTACGTAACGAGAAGGAAATTCTGGACATGGATAATGACCACATTGGCTGTTTACTTGGTAGAGCTCTCTGTGTGGGGATATCTTGAACCTGGAGTTCCAGAGCCAACATCTGCTCAAATTGAGTTCCTTGGACCTCCATTAGTCATAATAGGTATAATTGTGTATTTATGGCCCACTGAGAGAAAAACTAAGACTGTGAGCACAACTGCAACTGACTCTAGGGTGATAAAGATGAATATAACTCCAATGGAGATATTACTAGGTGCTGTGGGAACGTTATCATTCGCAGCTACATTATTCAATTTCATACAGTTCCCAACACTTATTAATGGTATAATACTAGTACCTCTTGGTCTATTTGCCATATATGCATTGAGGAGGATATCATTTTACGTTTTAGGAGGCAAGCCTGTCGCTTCCGTAGGAAATACTAGTTCCAGGATAAGTTTAAGGAAGAAGATTGCCTTCTTTGGCATTATTGCTTTGTTTGTGGTCTCTCTTGTGTTATTAGGTCTCATGTGGACTTTACCAAGCGTAGGTCCTCAAGCCACATATGCTGGTATGGATCTTGGTGTGATATTGCTTTTATGGGGAGTTGCTATACAGCTTTACCACTATGAAATATTTGTTAAGGAGTGA
- a CDS encoding NRAMP family divalent metal transporter, with protein MSINDVAKLFGSAWIVMMADVDAASILTGVADGQTYGYRLIILLLVLTLPLYIVQEAAGRVGAVNNGKGLGTLLREKFSQKFALTAAIPMFLVDLFTYVVEYVGIAVGSLMIGVPVYISLPLFFVIHLSIVLTRTYEKMEKTLLGISFFLVIAFIVQAFLRGVSPNQQLLYFSASKSFLFFLAANIGAVVMPFMIFYQASATAYKYNNSALSKDVKVKWSSMETFIGALVSELLMVAIEISTTGLSSSIDPLNYREMSYALSAISGIYSPYVFGIGLICGGLLALIVESLGSAWGTLEALNKHNHRNTTLLYVFESVPAIIIASIFSQNYDQIVNTVLSLMSVTPIIVFIPAFFVGLLVGDEKIMGKYSYSRRRMVIYWITVVILLISGIMSLL; from the coding sequence ATGAGTATTAATGATGTCGCAAAGTTGTTTGGTTCTGCATGGATAGTAATGATGGCTGATGTTGACGCCGCTAGTATATTGACAGGAGTTGCAGACGGACAAACATATGGTTATAGGTTGATAATTTTGTTGCTAGTTCTCACACTTCCTCTTTACATAGTTCAAGAGGCTGCAGGGAGGGTAGGGGCTGTAAATAATGGAAAAGGGTTAGGAACTCTCCTAAGGGAAAAGTTCTCACAGAAATTCGCCTTAACTGCTGCAATTCCCATGTTTTTGGTTGACCTTTTCACTTATGTGGTCGAGTATGTAGGAATAGCTGTAGGGTCATTAATGATAGGCGTTCCAGTTTACATAAGCCTACCACTATTCTTTGTGATTCATTTATCTATTGTGCTTACAAGGACTTATGAAAAAATGGAGAAGACGTTATTAGGTATATCGTTTTTTCTTGTTATTGCATTCATAGTTCAAGCCTTTCTAAGAGGAGTTTCCCCAAACCAACAACTGTTATATTTTTCCGCTTCTAAGTCCTTCCTTTTTTTCTTGGCAGCAAACATAGGAGCAGTTGTGATGCCCTTCATGATATTTTATCAAGCCTCTGCCACTGCCTATAAATATAATAACTCAGCTCTTAGCAAGGATGTTAAGGTAAAGTGGTCATCAATGGAGACATTTATAGGGGCTTTAGTGTCAGAATTGCTGATGGTTGCTATCGAGATATCAACAACAGGATTGTCCTCTTCTATTGATCCCTTAAATTACAGGGAAATGTCGTATGCCCTATCAGCTATAAGTGGTATATATTCACCATATGTGTTCGGAATAGGTCTAATATGTGGTGGGTTACTAGCTTTGATAGTTGAGTCTTTAGGAAGTGCTTGGGGGACTTTAGAGGCATTAAACAAACATAACCACAGGAACACGACTCTTCTGTACGTTTTTGAGTCTGTTCCAGCAATTATTATTGCCTCTATCTTCAGCCAGAATTATGATCAGATAGTTAACACTGTATTATCCCTGATGTCTGTAACGCCTATAATAGTCTTTATCCCCGCCTTTTTCGTAGGGCTTTTGGTCGGTGATGAAAAGATTATGGGTAAGTATAGTTACAGCAGAAGAAGGATGGTAATTTATTGGATAACTGTAGTTATACTTTTAATAAGTGGAATAATGTCCCTTTTGTGA